A DNA window from Niabella yanshanensis contains the following coding sequences:
- a CDS encoding glutamate-5-semialdehyde dehydrogenase, translating to MSIQTTLIKTNKAKIALQKLPEKQLKGLLQAIAHGILKNEAAILKANKKDLAAKEPNDPKNDRLMLNSERLKNIANAIKNIALLPDPTGTVLAKRTLPNGIRLKKVAVSLGVVGAIYESRPNVTYDIAALCLRSRNACILKGSSDAQHTNKVSISIIQTALKEFGLDINTVSLLPPQREVVQEMFTATRYLDVLIPRGSEGLISFVRQNSLVPVIETGAGVCHVYIEKTADLKKAVAIAVNAKVSRPSVCNAADTILVDKDIATDFLYLLKPAFEKYEVEIFADAVSYKNLKGYPYLIKAKPEDFGREFLSLKCAVKTVKDIDEALDHIAEYSTKHSEAIVSKNKKACERFVTEVDAAAVYTNASTRFTDGEEFGLGAEIGISTQKLHARGPFALEKLVTEKWILEGNGQIR from the coding sequence ATGTCAATACAAACAACGCTCATCAAAACCAATAAAGCTAAAATAGCTTTACAAAAACTGCCGGAAAAGCAATTAAAAGGCTTATTGCAAGCCATTGCCCATGGTATTCTCAAAAATGAAGCGGCTATCTTAAAAGCCAATAAAAAAGACCTGGCGGCAAAAGAACCGAACGATCCTAAGAACGACCGCTTAATGCTCAACAGCGAGCGGCTTAAAAATATTGCCAATGCTATTAAAAACATTGCGCTACTCCCCGATCCTACAGGAACCGTTCTTGCTAAAAGAACTTTACCCAATGGTATCCGGCTTAAAAAGGTAGCGGTATCACTGGGAGTAGTAGGCGCCATTTATGAGAGCCGACCCAATGTTACCTATGATATTGCGGCACTTTGCTTACGTAGCCGGAATGCCTGTATATTAAAGGGTAGCAGCGATGCACAGCATACTAACAAAGTTTCTATCAGCATTATACAAACAGCGTTAAAAGAATTTGGCCTGGATATAAACACGGTAAGCCTGCTACCCCCTCAACGGGAAGTAGTACAGGAAATGTTTACGGCTACCAGATACCTGGATGTATTGATACCGCGGGGATCTGAAGGCCTGATCAGTTTTGTTCGTCAGAACAGCCTGGTACCGGTTATTGAAACAGGCGCAGGCGTTTGTCATGTATATATAGAAAAGACCGCCGACCTCAAAAAAGCAGTAGCTATTGCGGTAAACGCCAAGGTAAGCAGACCCTCGGTTTGCAATGCCGCAGATACCATTTTGGTAGACAAAGACATTGCCACCGATTTCCTTTATTTATTAAAGCCAGCTTTTGAGAAGTATGAGGTTGAAATTTTCGCAGATGCTGTATCTTATAAAAACTTAAAAGGCTACCCCTATTTAATCAAAGCAAAACCGGAAGATTTCGGCAGGGAGTTCCTGTCTTTGAAATGTGCTGTAAAGACCGTTAAGGATATTGATGAGGCTTTGGACCATATTGCCGAATACTCCACCAAACACTCAGAAGCCATTGTATCCAAAAACAAAAAAGCCTGCGAACGTTTTGTTACCGAAGTAGATGCAGCCGCAGTTTATACCAATGCGTCTACAAGATTTACGGACGGTGAAGAGTTTGGCCTGGGAGCAGAGATCGGCATTTCCACACAAAAACTACATGCCCGTGGGCCATTTGCCCTGGAAAAGCTCGTAACAGAAAAATGGATACTGGAGGGTAACGGACAAATAAGATAA